Proteins encoded within one genomic window of Hevea brasiliensis isolate MT/VB/25A 57/8 chromosome 8, ASM3005281v1, whole genome shotgun sequence:
- the LOC131182141 gene encoding uncharacterized protein LOC131182141, with protein MPSYAKFLKDILSKKRRLEDYETVALPEECSAILQNKLPPKLKDPGSFSIHCLIGNMNIDKTLCDLGASVSLMPLSICKKLDVGEFKPTTISLQLADRSVKYPVGILKNIPIKVENFFIPVDFIVLEMEEDVQIPIILGRSFLATVRAVIDVKNGLSTLKVGDEEVEFNLFSAMKHKLEPNECFKDQGSPDFSTNNATTGLGTTIRGDVRCKRLCSWSSARAKKR; from the exons ATGCCATCTTATGCCAAGTTCCTTAAAGAtattttatcaaagaaaagaaggCTGGAGGACTATGAGACTGTTGCTCTtccagaggaatgcagtgccatattgcAGAACAAGCTGCCACCAAAACTtaaggatccaggaagcttctccatacattGTCTTATCGGTAACATGAATATAGATAAAACCCTCTGTGATCTAGGTGCAAGTGTGAGTCTAATGCCTTTGTCAATATGTAAGAAGCTTGATGTGGGGGAATTTAAGCCTACAACAATTTCATTACAACTGGCTGATCGATCTGTAAAATACCCTGTAGGCATTCTAAAAAACATCCCTATCAAGGTGGAAAATTTTTTTATCCCAGTTGATTTTATTGTACTGGAAATGGAGGAGGACGTCCAAATCCCTATAATCCTGGGAAGATCTTTTTTAGCAACTGTTAGAGCTGTCATAGATGTTAAGAACGGACTTTCaactctcaaggtaggagatgaagaagtggagttcaacctgTTCAGCGCAATGAAACACAAACTTGAACctaatgaatgcttcaag gatcaaGGAAGCCCTGATTTtagcaccaataatgcaaccaCAGGATTGGGaactaccattcgaggtgatgtacGATGCAAGAGActatgcagttggagcagtgctcgggcaaagaaaagataa